The nucleotide sequence ACGCCTCGGCCACCGCCGAGTTCTTCACCAGCGCGATCAGCACGCTCGTCAGCGGCGGGATCACCGCCCGCATCGCCTGCGGCAGGATCACGAGCTTCAGGTTCTGGTTGAACGTCAGGCCGATCGAGCGTGCCGCCTCGGCCTGGCCCGGGTTCACCGAGTTGATGCCCGAGCGCACCGCCTCGCAGACGAACGCCGAGGTGTACGTCGCGAGCGCACCGACGGCGAACCCGAACGTGTGGTCGCCCTTGATGCCCAGCAGGCCCGGCAGTCCGTAGGTGAAGACGACGAACAGCAGCACCAGGGGAGTGTTGCGGAAGATCGTGATGTACGCCGTGCCGACGGCGCGCAGCGCCGGTACCGGCGACACGCGGAAGGCCGCCAGGATC is from Cumulibacter manganitolerans and encodes:
- a CDS encoding amino acid ABC transporter permease — its product is MTTTLLSDAGFSVFAQSGLTVLTSNIDKLLEGFGKTLALSALAGIIALVVGTILAAFRVSPVPALRAVGTAYITIFRNTPLVLLFVVFTYGLPGLLGIKGDHTFGFAVGALATYTSAFVCEAVRSGINSVNPGQAEAARSIGLTFNQNLKLVILPQAMRAVIPPLTSVLIALVKNSAVAEAFLIAEASFVMKGLIRDEPQALYWVFFGTALGYIIIVFAISGISRVFERKLEVAR